A region of Paramormyrops kingsleyae isolate MSU_618 chromosome 17, PKINGS_0.4, whole genome shotgun sequence DNA encodes the following proteins:
- the LOC111844901 gene encoding prolactin-releasing peptide receptor: MTMDVLLGRANSTASLNKSDPLDMFSGLQLLLRFKPVFVPLYCLLVVVACMGNAFLLACILGDKKLHNATNFFIGNLAAGDLLMCLSCVPLTASYAFDAKGWAFGRPLCHLVPLLQAATVFASVLSLTAIAVDRYVVVAYPVRQRISLRACGAVVLVVWALSLLLAAPPSLHTRYVDLRPSGLELVVCEEFWPDPRRLRFLYSCLMLLASYMIPLLSVCISYCAITARLRQRSLPGAPMHSQHRWNRKRRKTFSLLVASVLAFALCWLPLQVLNLLLDLDSEFHIVGKRYVNVLQVCCHLVAMSSTCYNPFIYASLHSKVRLHLRAHLCPRRQPGTLAALRTSHHNATCLSLVSEPLTKEGQEIPRPSAAKSL; this comes from the coding sequence ATGACAATGGATGTGCTGCTGGGTCGTGCAAACAGTACAGCCTCCCTGAACAAGAGTGACCCCTTAGACATGTTCTCAGGCCTGCAATTGCTCTTACGCTTCAAGCCGGTCTTTGTGCCTCTCTACTGCCTCCTGGTGGTCGTGGCCTGCATGGGCAACGCCTTCCTGCTGGCCTGTATCCTCGGCGACAAGAAGCTGCACAACGCCACCAACTTCTTCATCGGCAACCTAGCGGCAGGCGACCTGCTGATGTGCCTGAGCTGCGTGCCCCTGACCGCCTCTTACGCCTTCGACGCCAAGGGCTGGGCATTCGGCCGGCCGCTCTGCCACCTGGTGCCCTTGCTGCAAGCGGCCACCGTCTTTGCCTCTGTGCTCTCCCTCACTGCCATCGCCGTGGACCGATACGTGGTGGTGGCCTACCCAGTCCGGCAGCGGATCTCTCTGCGGGCTTGTGGGGCTGTGGTGCTGGTAGTGTGGGCCCTGTCTCTGCTGCTCGCTGCTCCGCCCTCCCTACATACACGTTACGTGGATCTGAGGCCCAGCGGACTGGAGCTGGTGGTGTGTGAGGAGTTCTGGCCAGACCCCAGGCGACTGCGCTTCCTGTACTCCTGCCTCATGCTCTTGGCCTCCTACATGATCCCCCTGCTGTCCGTCTGCATCTCCTACTGCGCCATCACGGCCCGCCTCCGCCAGCGCTCCCTCCCTGGCGCCCCCATGCACAGCCAGCACCGCTGGAACCGCAAGCGCCGCAAGACCTTCTCCCTGCTGGTGGCCTCCGTGCTCGCCttcgccctctgctggctgccGCTGCAAGTGCTCAACCTCCTCCTGGACCTGGACAGCGAATTCCACATCGTGGGTAAGCGCTATGTGAATGTGCTGCAGGtgtgctgccacctagtggcgaTGAGCTCCACCTGCTACAACCCTTTCATCTACGCCTCGCTGCACAGCAAGGTCCGGCTGCACCTGCGAGCGCACCTCTGCCCGCGACGCCAGCCCGGTACCCTGGCCGCCCTGCGCACCTCCCACCACAATGCTACATGCCTCAGCCTTGTGTCTGAACCCCTTACCAAGGAGGGCCAGGAAATTCCCAGGCCATCCGCGGCCAAGTCCCTCTAG